The genomic interval ATAAGTTGGAATCTGTCCCAGTGATGTTATTACCCATTTCAACTCAGTCCCATAAGCATTCCCCATTCTGTCAGACATCTCCCAACCTTTCCCAAGAGTGTCCCATCTACCAAGCTGAGGAGgcattccttttcttccatttcaaACTGGGCTGCTCTAAGCGGCCGAGAGCCATTTCTAATCAATGCCAGAAGTAGCTAGAGTTACCTAAAGCTAGGATTTGAATGATTATGCCCTTAAGACTAGGTTTATTTTATACCACGGTTGCAAATACTTCATTACCGTTTCGCTTCCTAGGTATGTCCTTTGGCTCATCTTCGTCTACGACACCCCTGCTAAGCACCCAAGAATCTCCGTGGCCGAAAGGACCTACATTGAGTCATCTATGGGTACTGTTGCTAAAGCTGAGGTAAATAACCCATTAGTTCTTTCTTTCGATTTGTACTCTCTAAAATTCAACAGTACCTCCAAGTACTTCAATTAAAGTTGGGTCAAATGAGGTGATATGCAGCTCAGTTTTCGACATAAAGTTGCACAGGTTAGCCTCCCTTTTTGCATCGGAACTGACTTCAtctattcttcttctcttcctcgctCCAGAAACCCCCCGTCCCCTGGAAGAGCGTGTGGACATCCATGCCCGTGTGGGCCATTATCGTGGCTCATACTTGCAGCAACTGGGGCTGGTACATGCTTCTGGTTAAACTTCCAACTTACATGAGATACATTCTGAAGTTTGACATCAAAGCTGTAAGTTATCGTCAGAGGATTCTTGCCTTTCATTTATCTTCCATGACTTTTGCTATTTTGTAGGAGTATAAAATGCATATGGTATATCTAatggacaaatgaattatcagatGCTATTATATTGCGTTGAGTATTTTTCCTATGATCAAATGGAAAGATCAAGAGTAAAATCCAACTATGCACTTAATGCATTTAAATTAAGTGGTATCTGAGCAATGCAAGCATATACTCTTTTATCACGAGTTACGATCAAAATTATGCCCATCATTCTCCTGGATGCAAGTTACATTTAATCGCTTTATTTCTAAAAGAAGTACATAGTATCAGAACATGCAAGACTTTCAGAAGACTGCCAGCCACCAATGCACTTTGTAATTTCCCTCCACAGAATGCTGGAATCTCTGCAGTGCCTTTCCTTTGCATGTGGATCTTCACAATGATCTTGGCCAACCTTCTGGATGCCCTTCGGTCCAGGAAACTCATCACTACCACATTTGCTCGCAAGTTGGCCACTTTCCTAGGTGAGGTACTTCCCTGGGTAAGGATGAACAGAACTGATTGAGGCAAAACAATAAGGTGAAGTTTAGTTACTAGCATTCTGTCCAGTtactgaatcttttttttttttcttattactcgtttCAGCTTCCGTCCCCCCAGCCGTATGTCTGATCGGCGTGACCTATGTCGGATGCAACACTGACCTGGCTGTGGTTCTCCTTACCCTGGGTACCATGTTCGTCGGTGCCATGTACTCCGGTTTCCTGTCGAACCACATTGACATAGCCCCACCTTTCGCTGGCACCCTCATGGGAATCACAAACACTTTCGCCACTGTTCCTGGCATTGTGGTCCCATCCTTCGTTGGCTACATGACCCACGGCAATGTAAGCATTAGTTATATTTCAGTTAATTCGTTTCTATTTACTATAAGAAATAGAAGATAAATAATGAAACATTCACTACAACAGGGAGGATGTCTCCTTCTGCGACCTTTCTTACTTCTGACAACTTTGGTTTAAGAGTATTGctgctttgtttttcttatattattgtaAGTAATTACtcgtttttttttacatcttttacAGCAAACTGTAGAGGCCTGGCGTACCATCTTTTTCATAACCCTTGGTATATTTAGCCTGGAAGCTATTTTCTTCTCCATCTTTGGTTCTGGCGAAGAGCAGCCGTGGGCCAAACCGCAGCGAAAAGCAGACCCCGAAGAGCAGAGACTGAATGAAGGATTATAAACAAACCATCCCGGTCTCAAGTTCCCTGGACTCTCCAGTTCACCAACTTTCAAAGAACTTGGAAAACACAGTGGTCCTGTTACATTGCTGAGGGCTtcaagaaacttgaatttgaCAGTTTTACTTCAGTATACAGAGTTATTACGAGAAATATTCTGTAGCACTAGGGTATCTAACCGAGAAATGTGCAGAATATTGGGGTACCAAAAATTGACACATTCTCTGACCCTGTGGCTGAGCCAGGCACCACGTAGATGGACCCTCCATTGTCTTTGCCACTGTCATAGCAATACATAGGACTGATAACACCAACTCAGGAAGGTTCAATTCCTCATTTACATTGACATAAAAAGAATCTGAGATGAAGCCGATACAGTCAGCAACAAAATGCCAAATCAAATTTTTTTCCAGACTGTTCAGAAGTGTTCATTCATTTGACTCAAGTCTTGGAATAGCTCCCTTTGTCCTGTATCAGATCTTTAGAGCCTTATGTCACCTATTTCAGTTCAAGAGCATTGCTCATGTCAGCTGGGGTCAAGATTGCCTTCATAATGTAAGGTTAGCTCATTTTAACACTAATCGTTCTAGAATCGGTCAAGTGCAATTCTCTCACTAACTGCAATCTGGTTAGAGTAATCACATGGAGCAGTTTTTAGACTTTTCAAATCTTTATTCGTTTAGACAAATTATAATCAattatatttaatgttaaataGGTCGCTATTTATGaaatgattttgttgttgttgttgtagttaccACGTGTCAGAGATTAAATGCAAAGTCAATTATATATCTCATTCGGATTAGGGCCACAGTGCTTGCGTCATAATGCAGATGCAAGTTTTATTTTCCCACGAGCGTTCTCCAAATGCTGTGCCGTAAGCAGCCTCTGGTAACTTTAGCATTCTATCTTAGACTTAGCACCATGAAACCACTCTCTTCTTTACTGGTGCAAATCATGGAGTCATGTCTTCAGTTCTGCCACAAATATCGACCAC from Macrobrachium nipponense isolate FS-2020 chromosome 28, ASM1510439v2, whole genome shotgun sequence carries:
- the LOC135201625 gene encoding sialin-like isoform X6 — protein: MDETQTKKCSGGLPARWVTAILGCVGFMIVYGLKVNLSVAIIAMVNHTAVAELTAHHGDHEEDHHGDAAEDNSTVSENQCGVEEKKEDLLDGPFVWDDNIQGVILASYFYGYIFTQVPGGWVAEKFSAKHVFGLGTLANAVLALLTPIAASGSYIWVIVIRVGMGIAGGVTLPGMHVLIANWAPPQERSKIASTIYAGMTLGTLVCMPFSGLLAATIDWSAIFYVQGGLSMLWYVLWLIFVYDTPAKHPRISVAERTYIESSMGTVAKAEKPPVPWKSVWTSMPVWAIIVAHTCSNWGWYMLLVKLPTYMRYILKFDIKANAGISAVPFLCMWIFTMILANLLDALRSRKLITTTFARKLATFLASVPPAVCLIGVTYVGCNTDLAVVLLTLGTMFVGAMYSGFLSNHIDIAPPFAGTLMGITNTFATVPGIVVPSFVGYMTHGNQTVEAWRTIFFITLGIFSLEAIFFSIFGSGEEQPWAKPQRKADPEEQRLNEGL
- the LOC135201625 gene encoding sialin-like isoform X5; protein product: MVSSSFFKIIGYCYVGSSGGLPARWVTAILGCVGFMIVYGLKVNLSVAIIAMVNHTAVAELTAHHGDHEEDHHGDAAEDNSTVSENQCGVEEKKEDLLDGPFVWDDNIQGVILASYFYGYIFTQVPGGWVAEKFSAKHVFGLGTLANAVLALLTPIAASGSYIWVIVIRVGMGIAGGVTLPGMHVLIANWAPPQERSKIASTIYAGMTLGTLVCMPFSGLLAATIDWSAIFYVQGGLSMLWYVLWLIFVYDTPAKHPRISVAERTYIESSMGTVAKAEKPPVPWKSVWTSMPVWAIIVAHTCSNWGWYMLLVKLPTYMRYILKFDIKANAGISAVPFLCMWIFTMILANLLDALRSRKLITTTFARKLATFLASVPPAVCLIGVTYVGCNTDLAVVLLTLGTMFVGAMYSGFLSNHIDIAPPFAGTLMGITNTFATVPGIVVPSFVGYMTHGNQTVEAWRTIFFITLGIFSLEAIFFSIFGSGEEQPWAKPQRKADPEEQRLNEGL
- the LOC135201625 gene encoding sialin-like isoform X2, which translates into the protein MVSSSFFKIIGYCYVGSSAEDKKSEKDGQGGLPARWVTAILGCVGFMIVYGLKVNLSVAIIAMVNHTAVAELTAHHGDHEEDHHGDAAEDNSTVSENQCGVEEKKEDLLDGPFVWDDNIQGVILASYFYGYIFTQVPGGWVAEKFSAKHVFGLGTLANAVLALLTPIAASGSYIWVIVIRVGMGIAGGVTLPGMHVLIANWAPPQERSKIASTIYAGMTLGTLVCMPFSGLLAATIDWSAIFYVQGGLSMLWYVLWLIFVYDTPAKHPRISVAERTYIESSMGTVAKAEKPPVPWKSVWTSMPVWAIIVAHTCSNWGWYMLLVKLPTYMRYILKFDIKANAGISAVPFLCMWIFTMILANLLDALRSRKLITTTFARKLATFLASVPPAVCLIGVTYVGCNTDLAVVLLTLGTMFVGAMYSGFLSNHIDIAPPFAGTLMGITNTFATVPGIVVPSFVGYMTHGNQTVEAWRTIFFITLGIFSLEAIFFSIFGSGEEQPWAKPQRKADPEEQRLNEGL
- the LOC135201625 gene encoding sialin-like isoform X3 produces the protein MFFTLLSRGKYPLNNKEAEDKKSEKDGQGGLPARWVTAILGCVGFMIVYGLKVNLSVAIIAMVNHTAVAELTAHHGDHEEDHHGDAAEDNSTVSENQCGVEEKKEDLLDGPFVWDDNIQGVILASYFYGYIFTQVPGGWVAEKFSAKHVFGLGTLANAVLALLTPIAASGSYIWVIVIRVGMGIAGGVTLPGMHVLIANWAPPQERSKIASTIYAGMTLGTLVCMPFSGLLAATIDWSAIFYVQGGLSMLWYVLWLIFVYDTPAKHPRISVAERTYIESSMGTVAKAEKPPVPWKSVWTSMPVWAIIVAHTCSNWGWYMLLVKLPTYMRYILKFDIKANAGISAVPFLCMWIFTMILANLLDALRSRKLITTTFARKLATFLASVPPAVCLIGVTYVGCNTDLAVVLLTLGTMFVGAMYSGFLSNHIDIAPPFAGTLMGITNTFATVPGIVVPSFVGYMTHGNQTVEAWRTIFFITLGIFSLEAIFFSIFGSGEEQPWAKPQRKADPEEQRLNEGL
- the LOC135201625 gene encoding sialin-like isoform X4, translated to MDETQTKKCSAEDKKSEKDGQGGLPARWVTAILGCVGFMIVYGLKVNLSVAIIAMVNHTAVAELTAHHGDHEEDHHGDAAEDNSTVSENQCGVEEKKEDLLDGPFVWDDNIQGVILASYFYGYIFTQVPGGWVAEKFSAKHVFGLGTLANAVLALLTPIAASGSYIWVIVIRVGMGIAGGVTLPGMHVLIANWAPPQERSKIASTIYAGMTLGTLVCMPFSGLLAATIDWSAIFYVQGGLSMLWYVLWLIFVYDTPAKHPRISVAERTYIESSMGTVAKAEKPPVPWKSVWTSMPVWAIIVAHTCSNWGWYMLLVKLPTYMRYILKFDIKANAGISAVPFLCMWIFTMILANLLDALRSRKLITTTFARKLATFLASVPPAVCLIGVTYVGCNTDLAVVLLTLGTMFVGAMYSGFLSNHIDIAPPFAGTLMGITNTFATVPGIVVPSFVGYMTHGNQTVEAWRTIFFITLGIFSLEAIFFSIFGSGEEQPWAKPQRKADPEEQRLNEGL